From a region of the Asterias amurensis chromosome 2, ASM3211899v1 genome:
- the LOC139933853 gene encoding pre-rRNA-processing protein TSR2 homolog: protein MAASCDSPLGIFYRSISSIFDGWTVLQLAVHHGYGGIHGREKASWMVDAVYNWFQDNDGIEPDELEGFISEILDNEFDTRAEDGSLLSISKRICGDFDKCKSGSHAVVLQSIQETPKASLDSCQAAANQDTEDTDDAPTHEHNLHAMMGNIEMSTNDGTPVMNGFNNQEQPSKTESPKPETDDDGWTTVTKGRKK, encoded by the exons ATGGCGGCCTCCTGCGACTCGCCGCTCGGAATTTTCTACCGAAGTATTTCCAGCATTTTTGACGGATGGACAGTGCTCCAG CTAGCCGTCCATCATGGGTATGGTGGAATCCATGGTCGAGAAAAAGCTTCATGGATGGTAGATGCAGTGTACAATTGGTTTCAAGATAATG ATGGCATTGAGCCTGATGAGTTAGAGGGATTCATTTCTGAGATCCTGGATAATGAATTTGACACAAGAGCTGAAGATGGAAGCTTGTTATCG ATATCGAAGAGGATTTGTGGTGATTTTGATAAGTGTAAATCAGGGAGCCATGCTGTTGTATTACAGAGCATACAAGAAACACCTAAAGCTAGCCTAGATTCCTGCCAAGCAGCTGCTAATCAAGATACAGAG GATACAGATGATGCTCCAACTCATGAACATAATCTACATGCCATGATGGGCAATATAGAGATGAGTACCAATGACGGGACACCAGTTATGAATGGATTCAACAATCAAGAACAACCTAGCAAAACAG AATCTCCAAAACCTGAAACTGATGATGATGGATGGACGACGGTTACAAAAggcagaaaaaaataa